Proteins encoded by one window of Microplitis mediator isolate UGA2020A chromosome 1, iyMicMedi2.1, whole genome shotgun sequence:
- the LOC130677893 gene encoding circumsporozoite protein-like, producing MWVLKLLEIVWGRSIEIVNNDDNGNVHIVIKDGIIVNLEKLENPTATTENNYEVITNTESDENPTANTENNYEVITNTESDENPTANTENNYEVITNTESDENPTATTENNWEVITNTESDENPTANTENNWEVITNTESDENPTANTENNDKVKTNTKNYETTTYDDSSILYPDGSVKPGYYSLSRDEPFPEYFLPCHQMQYMFEDRIDLDCH from the exons ggACGTTCAATTGAAATTGtcaataatgatgataatgggAATGTTCATATAGTAATTAAAGATGGA ataatTGTAAACTTGGAAAAGCTTGAAAATCCTACTGCGActactgaaaataattatgaagtAATAACTAATACGGAAAGTGATGAAAATCCTACTGCGaatactgaaaataattatgaagtAATAACTAATACGGAAAGTGATGAAAATCCTACTGCGaatactgaaaataattatgaagtAATAACTAATACGGAAAGTGATGAAAATCCCACTGCGACTACTGAAAATAACTGGGAAGTAATAACTAATACGGAAAGTGATGAAAATCCCACTGCGAATACTGAAAATAACTGGGAAGTAATAACTAATACGGAAAGTGATGAAAATCCCACTGCGAATActgaaaataatgataaagtaaaaactaatacaaaaaattacgaaaCTACAACTTATGATGATTCGAGTATTTTATATCCTGATGGAAGTGTTAAGCCGGGATATTATTCACTAAGCAGAGATGAACCGTTCCCCGAATATTTCCTTCCATGCCATCAAATGCAGTATATGTTTGAAGATCGCATTGATTTAGAttgtcattaa
- the LOC130677975 gene encoding protein PFC0760c-like encodes MENNNEIIVNLKKFENTATTSESNDEVKTAMESNKNLSTTTKINDEVKTSTEKYETTTDDDSSILMPDGKVTGILIEDARPEFPKFPYPMPSESSNYIEDLVAETFEYQIPKVGSELNDLSNDIIDFDSKYSKNDFYDFEFDNRINGKSINNPINPTYGLINSIYPIIHSTYSLTGLNETVNPINAINEPINQSKNSINSTSEPKNLINPINKLFDEPINHTNVPINHNLSDESKNLINGINFPINEPKYLLNEPINRISEHPNPVASTNEPINPMNGRINLNNEPINPINGRVNSNHETINQMNRRINLNNEPINSINGRVNSNHETVNSINGRVNSNYETVNPINGSVNSNHETINQMNGRINLNNEPINPINGRINLTNDHSFNLKKEETYIIQIELTLINDTIKLITIESHDPLPQLTDIQLKQLINDLRNDLTDTKSTKVINVINSDKKLKLLDMINIFMNPGPFFNNSMYRIKKPINLINDKVTNVHLNLTLIDGEIKLITIKSSDSLIRLTDEQIGKLINELRKFLTDTKSLGMINANNSKGEKVNSADFNDLFNRLMSYKPPINHHHVESHAVAINRVINEANNGINKKIYEPRPAEFDHPMARLINQHKVFKDRLINDINESLMRSKRDTKAEKFTRLDETAMEELINRKIKKREQGKVEIDMNKILMINNEGELIIRESVKRKLGLNNSKKKYTDLNELFTDYLKKQDGDEDDDEIEDDF; translated from the exons ATGGA AAATAATAATGAGATAAttgtaaacttaaaaaaatttgaaaatactgCTACAACTTCTGAAAGTAATGATGAAGTAAAAACTGCAAtggaaagtaataaaaatctatctACGACTActaaaattaatgatgaagTAAAAACTAGTACGGAAAAATACGAAACTACAACTGATGATGATTCTAGTATTCTAATGCCTGATGGAAAA gTTACAGGAATTCTCATCGAAGATGCACGGCCCGAATTTCCTAAATTTCCATATCCGATGCCTTCCGAATCTTCAAATTACATCGAAGATTTAGTGGCCGAAACTTTCGAGTACCAAATTCCAAAAGTTGGTAGCGAATTAAACGATTTATCGAATGATATCATCGATTTCGATagcaaatattcaaaaaatgatttttatgacTTCGAATTTGATAATCGAATTAACGGCAAATCGATTAATAACCCGATTAATCCTACCTATGGtcttattaattcaatttatccCATTATTCATTCCACTTATTCTCTGACTGGATTGAATGAAACCGTTAATCCTATTAATGCTATTAATGAGCCAATTAATCAGTCCAAAAACTCTATTAATTCTACTAGTGAACCCAAAAATCTTATTAATCCTATTAACAAGCTCTTTGATGAGCCTATTAATCATACTAATGTACCTATTAATCATAATCTTTCTGATGaatccaaaaatttgattaatggAATTAATTTTCCCATTAATGAGCCTAAATATCTTCTTAATGAACCTATTAATCGTATTAGTGAACACCCAAATCCTGTTGCTTCTACTAATGAACCCATTAATCCAATGAATGGACGTATTAATCTCAATAATGAACCCATTAATCCGATTAACGGACGCGTTAATTCTAATCATGAAACCATTAATCAGATGAATAGACGCATTAATCTCAATAATGAACCCATTAATTCGATTAACGGACGCGTTAATTCTAATCATGAAACCGTTAATTCCATTAACGGACGCGTTAATTCTAATTATGAAACCGTTAACCCGATTAACGGAAGCGTTAATTCAAATCATGAAACCATTAATCAGATGAATGGTCGCATTAATCTCAATAATGAACCCATTAATCCGATTAACGGGCGCATTAATCTTACTAATGATC attcatttaatttgaaaaaagaagAAACTTACATCATACAAATTGAATTAACGTTAATTAACGACaccattaaattaataacaatcgAATCACATGATCCACTACCTCAATTAACTGATAttcaattaaaacaattaattaacgaCTTACGCAATGATTTGACGGATACTAAATCTACAAAAGTtattaatgtcattaattctgataaaaaattaaagctacTCGATATGATTAATATATTCATGAATCCTGGTCCTTTCTTCAATAATTCGATGTATCGAATTAAGAAACCGATTAAtctaattaatgataaagttACCAACGTCCACTTGAATTTAACGTTAATCGATGgcgaaattaaattgataacaataaaatcaTCTGATTCGTTAATACGattaacggatgaacaaattGGAAAATTGATTAATGAGTTACGCAAATTTTTAACGGATACTAAATCGTTAGGAATGATTAATGCGAACAATAGTAAGGGAGAGAAAGTTAATTCTGCcgattttaatgatttatttaatcgattaatGTCCTATAAACCACCGATTAATCATCATCATGTTGAGTCTCACGCAGTTGCGATTAATCGAGTGATTAATGAAGCTAATAATgggattaataaaaaaatttatgaaccGCGACCTGCAGAATTCGACCACCCGATGGCTCGATTGATTAATCAGCATAAAGTTTTCAAAGATAGATTGATTAATGACATTAATGAATCATTAATGAGAAGTAAACGCGATACCAAGGCTGAAAAATTTACGCGACTTGATGAAACTGCGATGGAAGAATTGAtcaatcgaaaaataaaaaaacgcgAACAGGGAAAGGTCGAAATTGATATGAATAAAATTCTTATGATTAATAATGAAGGCGAATTAATTATCAGAGAATCAGTTAAGAGGAAATTGGGATTaaacaatagtaaaaaaaaatatactgacCTTAATGAGCTGTTTACGGACTATCTTAAAAAACAAGATGGCGACGAGGACGATGATGAAATCGAAGACGATTTTTAG
- the LOC130668632 gene encoding STAGA complex 65 subunit gamma-like, with translation MKSSKNNNESGTTILWGELPTRENHKQEIITPDIIENIWRQVLDDCSNSNDNLNNYQTEQPPQFIQLPMENSLVLNTVQLHRQKLSINNGLIVRGVSTVDAKVEEPKNPFKFLPPREKRPVKKTITCNLQSATCRSLLKHAVCVLIAHMGYEQSSDTAIDTLVDIADNLLRKITLTFKYACEQPNTGFPDPVERILVEAGIGSVADIHNYYQNYVIKYEARMKKKVEAMVCKQQLELSSAAKMELDEVVNKLQFDDLDNFVNAYKDVPTLQLLDPEIGFPPSLDAGFQMLHSLEQDELNNLETEEDDTDTVQHINKKQKK, from the exons atgaaatcaagtaaaaataataatgaatcaGGTACAACAATACTGTGGGGTGAATTACCAACACGGGAAAATCATAAGCAAGAAATAATAACACCggatattattgaaaatatttggcGGCAAGTTTTGGATGACTGCAGTAAttcaaatgataatttaaataattatcaaactgAACAACCGCCTCAATTTATtca gCTGCCAATGGAAAATTCACTTGTACTAAATACTGTGCAGTTACACAGACAGAAATTATCAATT aacaATGGATTAATTGTACGCGGGGTCTCGACTGTCGACGCAAAAGTGGAGGAACCAAAAAAtcctttcaaatttttaccgCCAAGAGAAAA GCGCCCTGTCAAGAAAACCATCACGTGCAATTTGCAATCGGCAACATGTCGCAGCCTATTGAAGCACGCGGTCTGCGTATTAATCGCTCACATGGGCTACGAGCAGTCTTCAGACACAGCAATCGATACATTAGTGGACATAGCAGACAATTTACTACGTAAAATTACACTGACATTTAAATACGCGTGCGAGCAACCCAACACTGGCTTTCCC gaTCCCGTGGAGAGGATCCTAGTGGAGGCAGGAATCGGAAGTGTTGCGgatattcataattattatcagaATTACGTAATAAAATACGAGGccagaatgaaaaaaaaagtcgaggcGATGGTTTGTAAGCAACAATTGGAACTGAGCAGCGCTGCAAA aATGGAGCTGGATGAAGTCGTTAACAAACTGCAGTTCGATGACTTGGATAATTTTGTTAACGCATACAAAGACGTGCCTACTCTCCAGTTACTTGACCCAGAAATAGGATTCCCGCCGAGTTTGGACGCTGGGTTCCAGATGCTACACAGTTTGGAACAAGATGA acttaATAACTTAGAGACTGAAGAAGATGACACAGATACAGTGCagcacataaataaaaaacaaaaaaaataa